AATCTGCACAAACCACAATCCCCTTTAGTATTCTCTTTTTTAATGTTTAGCAAAAACTACACAAGCATGGTAAGAGAAGAGGAGCTTACGATGGAGTGTAAATGGGTTTCCCTGCTTCAAAAAGTAGTGTGACATGGTTCTCCAATGATGATAGAAGTGACCTCTTCTTTATCTCAGTGAAGCCCTGCACAATCATTCAAAACTCTTTAGTACTTTGCTTCAAAACAACATTAAGATAAGAATGTGAGGACTCATGAGAGACCTACCGCGGTTTTCGCAAGAGCTTTTGCAAGGAGTACTTCTGCTGATACACCAGAACTCTCCAACAGTTCCTTGGCAGCAGCCATAAACGCAGGAACCACACTGTCACAGACTTGCGTGATCTTCTCCGCAGCTTCCATACCAACAGCTCTGGCGATATCATTAGGCTGAGGCGCAGAAACGTGCTCGAATTTGATACCGGCTTGTTTCTCAATCCTAGATACTCCAGACTTTCTAGAATCGTATAGCATAACCGCTACTCCAGTGTTGCCAGCTCTTCCTGTTCGGCCTGAACGATGGATGTAATCTTCAACATCACGTGGAGGCTCACACTACAAGAGAatcaaaaaatcatgttaatcGTTGCATTAAACAAGAAGGATTAGAGATTGATGATGTCTGCCACTGACCTGGATGATTAGCTGCACGTCATTGATGTCTAGACCACGAGCAGCAACGTTTGTAGCAACCAACGTCGAGAACTTGCCCTTTCTAAATCCAGCAAGAGTAATCTACAATCACAGGATTCATCATTAGCTTTGCCTGAGCGATTCAGTAGGATAAAAAACGTATAATAACCACATACCTCACGCTGTGATTGTTGGATGTCACCGTGCAAAGCTCTTGCACCAGGCAAGAGACCAGAAAGCTCGGAAGCTTGGTCTTTAGTCTCAGTGAAAATGATTGTACTACCTCCACTGAAGAATAATAATTTGGATTAGAGACTTTAAACTATTAAATGATTATTAAAGTAGTAAACTGTTTACCTGCTGTATAAGCTGATGATGTCAGGAATCAAACGAGACATGGCTTGCTTACTGCAGGGAAGAGCAATGTGTCTAACGCTGTTACTAGCCTTCATTTTATCATTACCAACAAGATCAATAGTCTTCTTGTCTTGTTTAAGAAACCTAGCAGCAATCTGGTAGTAGCAAGAGAGATTCAAAAGGTTAACTAACTCATGATAAAGagtaaaaattgaaaaagttgAAAAGGGACTTACGGTTTGAACCCACGAAGGCAATGTAGCACTGAAGAGAAGCGTCTGAACTTTCTTAGGATCCTCAACCTTCCCTGAAAGATTAGACCAACCAACAGAGTTAGTTGCTTcatatcagaaaaaaaaaacaaaaaaaaaacacaattacatTACCTAATATAAGTTCAACATCATCAACGAATCCCATTCTCAACATCTCATCAGCTTCATCAAGAACACGGAATTGTAGATAAGTCAAGTCAAGGTTTCTCCTTTCAATATGATCCTACAATGAATAAATCAAATACAATTTCAACAGACCAccacacaaaacaaaaaaaaaaacaattatgacATACCTTGATACGACCAGGGGTCCCAACTACAATGTCCACACCTCTCTTTAGTTTATGCTCTTGAGGTGCGTATGGATCGCCTCCATAGACACAGCAAGCAGCTAGCCCAACTGCTCCTCCGTAtgcctcaaagtcagcaaacACCTACACAGTAACACCataccatcaataaaaaatcatttgaaACTGCTAGGAGGTAACTAGATACGCGAACTAGGCATTAAtgaattgtaaaattatttaaacattaGATACAGAAAAAAAACCAGCAAACACCTGCAAAGTAACACAataccatcaataaaaaatcatttgaaATTGCTAGGAGGTAAATTAGATAGGAGAACTAGGCATTAAtgaattgtaaaattatttaaaaaaaattagatatagaaaaaaaatatcagacaAATTTTTGGACTTATACTAAACCTTGTTAGAGTTGATTTACAACTATTTAGATCAAATTAGACcaattttaaattgttttaaacgatttgaattgcttaaaaaattgtttaaagtaTAACCAAATTTTAGAACATTGAATAACAtctcaaaaaaatttattaccTGCTTGGCCAATTCTCTGGTCGGTAAAAGAACCAAAACACTAGGAGGCCTGCCGTAACCATTCTTCCTCTTGCTCTTCGCAGGCCCATTGATCAATGACTCCAATATAGGCAACACGAAAGCCAATGTCTTACCCTGCACCACACCACACACGATCAGTAAAGCCACAAACTTTTGAAACTCTTCACaccaaacaaaacataaagtACCAAACTTTTTACCTGACCAGTACGAGCCCTTCCGACCAAATCAGCACCATCAAGAACCATATCAAAAGTAGTAGCTTGAATCGGGAAGAGAGCTTCGATGCCCTTCTCCTTAAGCTTGGCCTTCAAGGGATCAGAGATACGAAAGTTCGAGACGGCGTTAGGGTTATCGACTTTGACATCTTCAACAACACTTAGCTTCACCTTCTTGCTGCTCTTCTTCTCCGGCTCTTCCTCGGACTCGTCAATAGACTTGCGCTTCTTCttactcttcttctcttctccatcgGAGTCTGAGAGCTTCAGcttctttcctttcttctttgAGTCCTGCTCTGGGGTTGTGGTTTCCAaatctatcttcttcttcatcttcttctcttctttcttcttgtcGGATAGAGCTAAGGAAGGCATTGGAATCTCTCCTGCTTCTGTCTGAGAGATAGAGGCGGTGAAGAGAAGCAGGGAGAGGTAGAGAGGAGGAGACAAGTGTAGGGTTTGTGTTTAGCTTTATAGTTTTTAGAGTTGCCGTTGAGGCGCCGTTGATCAAAAACCCTAATGAAACTTTGCAATCTCGTCCGTTCAGTTTAGGTCTAGTGACTTGCCGTTTTCTTATTGGTAAGTAACAATGCGTGTCGGCATCGATTTTCTTGATAGGCCaatacttatatttttgtattaataaattatgtatctcataattaaaattgatctaattatatgtttttacgtcatagtttttattttgatcTTAAATTCTTATAAACCgcaataattatttaaaatataaaatattataataataataaacaagggaaaatcatatatatttgtatagtAATATAATGCTGtaatattttaagaatatataaatttttatttatctataatatcatatatcataatgtttatattatatatatatattgttttattttataaatgcttAAACAACATGTGGATTTGACTGAACGTTCTAGATGTTGAATCACTGTCCACTTGCCACATTCTTGAAACACTGGTTTATAGGGAATATATTCCAATTTTAGTTTCGGTTTGGCATGACATAACAAGATCTCCACCTGGTTTGAAACCAAATTGAaatctcaaacaaaatcaatttggtTTCTTGCTCGATTTTAACAAATACTATATTGTTGATGAATGCAGAAAATCTATAATGAATACTCTGTTTATATCTACACACTCTGTAAATTAGCAGTAGTAACTTCATCATAGCATTATAACAGATCAGAGGAAAATCTCCATAATCCTCCTAATATGTTCACAGAAGACCGACATTAAAACCACCATAACACCTTACAAGAACAATATTAAACCAGCGACAATAAACCCTACTACTACGAGCACGATTCTTTCGAGACCAATGGCGCCTAAGACACTCGAATCCGACGCGCTCTTGCAGTAATTGAAACCATACCATACACTCTCAGGGACGAGCGTGTTATAAGGGAAGGTGACATCCGATTTGGAGCCATGGCTATGTATCTTTACACTCTCTGGGATCCAACCATCTGGACCAGACCTGTAGAGATACACGTAGCATAGTTGGTATGTGCATGGTCCGTTTATCTCAAACGTGTCGGATGAACACTGCTCAAACGTCTTTATAGATGGATCGTCAAGCCTCGGTGCATATATCTGACTCCAAGGAAACAAAACCAGAGCTGTGAGTTCCAAGGAAACAAAACCAGAGCTGTGAGTTCCGTAGAACCAAAGCTAAAAGTGGACACCAACTAGACCGGTTCAAGACAAAATCGAATGAAACATTCGCCTACGGccccaaaatttttgaaaaaacattatatagaCATAGACttccaaatttgtaaaaaaagaaaaattattgaaattttaactaaattgTTTACAGTCTCCAAAATATCAGGGACCAGCCTTGACACCAAAGCTAAATTGCATGATTCGAGGAACTGTAGTTGATAGATTTCATCCAGACAAGTGAAACTGTTATAAGTAACAACACCAAGAAACTGACTTGGCCATGCTTCTAATGTCTGAAACATTCAAAATgtatccctaaaccctaatttgataAACCaagtcaaaattcaaaaaaatatcatcaaaCCTGGTTTCCGTATGCATCGCCGAAAGCGATGCTGATTTGATCGCGGGTGTACCTCGACGACGAACAGCTCGTCGAGATGATCACTCTGTAAGAGCAACTAGTCCCTAGTTTCTGCAATCATCGAGCAAAatttcacacacacacataccaAGAAAACCATTAACGGAAGTTCACACGGAGAGGGGTGATGAAAGAGGGACGAACCTGGATGAGGCTGACGTTGAAAGATTCAGCGGCGTGAGGCTCCAGGACTTTGGATTCGGAGACAGAGAGGGAGACGAAGCAGAGGAGGAGAGTGAAGAGACGTGTTGACACCATTGTTGTGCTTCTCGAAATCGCtcggggagagagagagagagtcgaaaGTAAAGAGGGGAAGCGAAACAGTAATCGAGAAGTATCGAACCATTTTCGTAACGAACCAGGTTATACCGggagaaatttaaaactaattttaatttcggtttggttccaACCGAGTACAGGAAACCGAATTAATTTAAATTCTCTTATTTTTATTGTAGAAACTGATTAGAGATTAAACAAGTACAAGTATCATAAACTACACCATAGTAGTATTCATTGTACAAAAGTGaagtaaatttaatatttttttaaaaaaagttatataaaatggTTATGCGAAGTTATCTAGTAATTTCTACCAAGAACATGTTCATGAGTttgtctttttcaaaaaaaaagttcatgag
The nucleotide sequence above comes from Brassica napus cultivar Da-Ae chromosome A9, Da-Ae, whole genome shotgun sequence. Encoded proteins:
- the LOC106366098 gene encoding DEAD-box ATP-dependent RNA helicase 7-like yields the protein MPSLALSDKKKEEKKMKKKIDLETTTPEQDSKKKGKKLKLSDSDGEEKKSKKKRKSIDESEEEPEKKSSKKVKLSVVEDVKVDNPNAVSNFRISDPLKAKLKEKGIEALFPIQATTFDMVLDGADLVGRARTGQGKTLAFVLPILESLINGPAKSKRKNGYGRPPSVLVLLPTRELAKQVFADFEAYGGAVGLAACCVYGGDPYAPQEHKLKRGVDIVVGTPGRIKDHIERRNLDLTYLQFRVLDEADEMLRMGFVDDVELILGKVEDPKKVQTLLFSATLPSWVQTIAARFLKQDKKTIDLVGNDKMKASNSVRHIALPCSKQAMSRLIPDIISLYSSGGSTIIFTETKDQASELSGLLPGARALHGDIQQSQREITLAGFRKGKFSTLVATNVAARGLDINDVQLIIQCEPPRDVEDYIHRSGRTGRAGNTGVAVMLYDSRKSGVSRIEKQAGIKFEHVSAPQPNDIARAVGMEAAEKITQVCDSVVPAFMAAAKELLESSGVSAEVLLAKALAKTAGFTEIKKRSLLSSLENHVTLLFEAGKPIYTPSFVFGALKRILPEDKVNTIEGFTLTADGQGAVFDVAQSDVDQFMSAAQKTASVSLEIVKELPKLQEREPMPRGRFGRQGGQGFNNRGRGGRFGRGRGGGGGQRW